Proteins from a single region of Salvelinus sp. IW2-2015 linkage group LG4p, ASM291031v2, whole genome shotgun sequence:
- the LOC111960402 gene encoding transmembrane protein 25 isoform X3 — MSMECVCLRQVLGTTVLLLNTLAWAWTGAIEHAPKIDGRHRAALTLKENVTHKFNCQSEGWNPHAPPLLTWYLNGERQRPPSDKRAPGRLVVTSREESGLLTPDSKHNSTFSLRARKWDRELVCAASSPHSGESYNATVTLNVQFQPEILRVNAHYTETSDPGLSLVLFALVRSNPPAHITWLDQSGQLVANTSDFLILDSRSYPWLTNHTLQVAPSSLSGNVSVNASNSVGAAQSNLALAGLTEFLQSRVEVPVLGILTGGAVGFVTFLILSLLVLCLLHKNKGKAIIDEPVEIIMAKKCMESPSVKVDKISLPRENMSLPSNMQLNDLSTLLKARETAKHHLGEKMEEEDLSAAYAARGFALYPMVGYIYKVNSKSSDEIWL; from the exons ATGagcatggagtgtgtgtgtctgaggcagGTGCTGGGCACCACTGTCCTGCTGCTAAACACCTTGGCCTGGGCATGGACAG GTGCCATCGAACATGCGCCCAAAATTGATGGACGTCATCGAGCTGCACTAACACTGAAAGAGAATGTCACCCACAAGTTCAACTGCCAATCAGAGGGTTGGAATCCTCATGCCCCGCCCCTGCTGACGTGGTACCTCAACGGGGAGCGACAGAGACCGCCGTCGGACAAACGGGCACCTGGGCGCCTGGTGGTGACATCACGGGAGGAGTCTGGGCTCCTGACACCGGACTCCAAGCACAACAGCACCTTCTCTCTGAGAGCCAGGAAGTGGGATAGAGAGCTAGTATGTGCCGCCTCCAGCCCTCACAGTGGAGAGAGCTACAACGCCACCGTCACCCTCAATGTGCAGT TCCAGCCAGAGATTCTGCGTGTGAACGCTCACTACACTGAGACCTCAGACCCTGGCCTCTCCCTGGTCCTCTTTGCCTTGGTACGGTCAAACCCCCCTGCCCACATCACCTGGTTGGACCAGTCCGGTCAGCTGGTGGCCAACACTTCGGACTTCCTCATCCTGGACTCGCGGAGCTACCCCTGGCTGACCAATCACACACTGCAGGTCGCCCCGAGCAGCCTATCAGGGAACGTCTCCGTAAACGCCAGCAACAGTGTCGGTGCAGCTCAGAGCAACCTAGCTCTGGCAGGTCTGACAG AGTTCCTCCAGTCCAGGGTGGAGGTGCCGGTGCTGGGCATCCTGACAGGGGGCGCTGTGGGCTTCGTTACCTTCCTCATCCTCAGCCTTCTGGTGCTCTGCCTTCTGCACAAGAACAAGGGCAAGGCCATCATCG ATGAGCCAGTCGAGATTATAATGGCGAAAAAATG TATGGAATCACCTAGTGTGAAGGTAGACAAGATATCCCTACCCAGAGAGAACATGTCTCTGCCTTCCAACATGCAACTCAACGACCTCAGCACCCTGCTTAAAG CACGAGAGACCGCCAAACACCACCTTGGGGAGAAGATGGAAGAGGAGGATCTGTCTGCTGCCTACGCTGCCAGGG GCTTCGCCCTGTACCCCATGGTGGGCTACATCTATAAGGTGAACAGCAAGAGCAGCGATGAGATCTGGCTCTGA
- the LOC111957664 gene encoding T-cell surface glycoprotein CD3 epsilon chain-like — protein MNRVNVSGALIFFMVAITAVQGQKSVCENCVXLDATLVTGVIVGDLLVTGGVIFIVYSWAQKKSGPAXPQKPTYRSAGRGPPVVPSPDYEPLSVETRSRDIYATHRTG, from the exons atgaACAGAGTTAACGTGAGTGGTGCGCTCATCTTCTTCATGGTCGCCATCACTGCTGTGCAGGGACAAAAATCAG TGTGTGAGAACTGCGTTGKGCTGGATGCGACTCTGGTTACCGGGGTTATTGTTGGGGACCTGCTGGTGACAGGAGGGGTCATCTTCATTGTGTATAGCTGGGCCCAGAAGAAGTCTGGACCTGCTGRACCCCAAAAAC CGACGTACCGCTCAGCAGGCCGTGGTCCACCAGTGGTGCCAAGTCCTGACTATGAG CCCCTTAGTGTGGAAACCCGCAGCAGAGATATCTACGCTACCCACAGGACTGGGTAG
- the LOC111957658 gene encoding T-cell surface glycoprotein CD3 delta chain, translating into MKWTILLAHLLVIWTMTVAEDTVPKLKIKVEESSDKIKVSCPDGYQFQYTNKTTQTLEYKDENTNEYVCEKDKAPVSNEDQVKIYVKFRTCDNCIELDTTAAVGMXVGDLVATVLIGVAVYSIASQPKATXITGKKTSSKMGLINNEASANEDPIGNYQPLNKRRMDKSEYSTLPERR; encoded by the exons ATGAAGTGGACCATACTCTTGGCTCATCTTTTGGTGATTTGGACCATGACTG TAGCTGAAGATACAGTCCCAA aacttaaaataaaagtggaagAATCCTCGGACAAGATCAAAGTATCATGTCCTGATGGTTATCAATTTCAATATACTAATAAAACGACTCAAACGTTGGAATACAAGGATGAGAACACAAATGAGTATGTYTGCGAGAAAGACAAAGCTCCGGTCTCAAACGAAGACCAGGTCAAAATCTATGTGAAATTTCGAA cctGTGATAACTGCATCGAGCTGGATACAACTGCGGCTGTWGGGATGYTTGTGGGAGACCTGGTGGCCACTGTCCTGATTGGAGTAGCTGTCTACAGCATCGCCTCACAGCCCAAAGCAACACMGATCACCGGCAAGAAAA CATCTAGCAAAATGGGGCTCATCAACAATGAGGCGAGTGCAAACGAAGACCCCATTGGCAACTATCAG cCCCTGAATAAAAGGCGGATGGATAAATCTGAGTACAGCACTCTGCCAGAAAGGAgataa
- the LOC111960402 gene encoding transmembrane protein 25 isoform X2 translates to MADSRCVLVVLWMSMECVCLRQVLGTTVLLLNTLAWAWTGAIEHAPKIDGRHRAALTLKENVTHKFNCQSEGWNPHAPPLLTWYLNGERQRPPSDKRAPGRLVVTSREESGLLTPDSKHNSTFSLRARKWDRELVCAASSPHSGESYNATVTLNVQFQPEILRVNAHYTETSDPGLSLVLFALVRSNPPAHITWLDQSGQLVANTSDFLILDSRSYPWLTNHTLQVAPSSLSGNVSVNASNSVGAAQSNLALAEFLQSRVEVPVLGILTGGAVGFVTFLILSLLVLCLLHKNKGKAIIDEPVEIIMAKKCMESPSVKVDKISLPRENMSLPSNMQLNDLSTLLKARETAKHHLGEKMEEEDLSAAYAARGFALYPMVGYIYKVNSKSSDEIWL, encoded by the exons ATGGCAGATAgcaggtgtgtgttggtggtccTGTGGATGagcatggagtgtgtgtgtctgaggcagGTGCTGGGCACCACTGTCCTGCTGCTAAACACCTTGGCCTGGGCATGGACAG GTGCCATCGAACATGCGCCCAAAATTGATGGACGTCATCGAGCTGCACTAACACTGAAAGAGAATGTCACCCACAAGTTCAACTGCCAATCAGAGGGTTGGAATCCTCATGCCCCGCCCCTGCTGACGTGGTACCTCAACGGGGAGCGACAGAGACCGCCGTCGGACAAACGGGCACCTGGGCGCCTGGTGGTGACATCACGGGAGGAGTCTGGGCTCCTGACACCGGACTCCAAGCACAACAGCACCTTCTCTCTGAGAGCCAGGAAGTGGGATAGAGAGCTAGTATGTGCCGCCTCCAGCCCTCACAGTGGAGAGAGCTACAACGCCACCGTCACCCTCAATGTGCAGT TCCAGCCAGAGATTCTGCGTGTGAACGCTCACTACACTGAGACCTCAGACCCTGGCCTCTCCCTGGTCCTCTTTGCCTTGGTACGGTCAAACCCCCCTGCCCACATCACCTGGTTGGACCAGTCCGGTCAGCTGGTGGCCAACACTTCGGACTTCCTCATCCTGGACTCGCGGAGCTACCCCTGGCTGACCAATCACACACTGCAGGTCGCCCCGAGCAGCCTATCAGGGAACGTCTCCGTAAACGCCAGCAACAGTGTCGGTGCAGCTCAGAGCAACCTAGCTCTGGCAG AGTTCCTCCAGTCCAGGGTGGAGGTGCCGGTGCTGGGCATCCTGACAGGGGGCGCTGTGGGCTTCGTTACCTTCCTCATCCTCAGCCTTCTGGTGCTCTGCCTTCTGCACAAGAACAAGGGCAAGGCCATCATCG ATGAGCCAGTCGAGATTATAATGGCGAAAAAATG TATGGAATCACCTAGTGTGAAGGTAGACAAGATATCCCTACCCAGAGAGAACATGTCTCTGCCTTCCAACATGCAACTCAACGACCTCAGCACCCTGCTTAAAG CACGAGAGACCGCCAAACACCACCTTGGGGAGAAGATGGAAGAGGAGGATCTGTCTGCTGCCTACGCTGCCAGGG GCTTCGCCCTGTACCCCATGGTGGGCTACATCTATAAGGTGAACAGCAAGAGCAGCGATGAGATCTGGCTCTGA
- the LOC111960402 gene encoding transmembrane protein 25 isoform X1 produces MADSRCVLVVLWMSMECVCLRQVLGTTVLLLNTLAWAWTGAIEHAPKIDGRHRAALTLKENVTHKFNCQSEGWNPHAPPLLTWYLNGERQRPPSDKRAPGRLVVTSREESGLLTPDSKHNSTFSLRARKWDRELVCAASSPHSGESYNATVTLNVQFQPEILRVNAHYTETSDPGLSLVLFALVRSNPPAHITWLDQSGQLVANTSDFLILDSRSYPWLTNHTLQVAPSSLSGNVSVNASNSVGAAQSNLALAGLTEFLQSRVEVPVLGILTGGAVGFVTFLILSLLVLCLLHKNKGKAIIDEPVEIIMAKKCMESPSVKVDKISLPRENMSLPSNMQLNDLSTLLKARETAKHHLGEKMEEEDLSAAYAARGFALYPMVGYIYKVNSKSSDEIWL; encoded by the exons ATGGCAGATAgcaggtgtgtgttggtggtccTGTGGATGagcatggagtgtgtgtgtctgaggcagGTGCTGGGCACCACTGTCCTGCTGCTAAACACCTTGGCCTGGGCATGGACAG GTGCCATCGAACATGCGCCCAAAATTGATGGACGTCATCGAGCTGCACTAACACTGAAAGAGAATGTCACCCACAAGTTCAACTGCCAATCAGAGGGTTGGAATCCTCATGCCCCGCCCCTGCTGACGTGGTACCTCAACGGGGAGCGACAGAGACCGCCGTCGGACAAACGGGCACCTGGGCGCCTGGTGGTGACATCACGGGAGGAGTCTGGGCTCCTGACACCGGACTCCAAGCACAACAGCACCTTCTCTCTGAGAGCCAGGAAGTGGGATAGAGAGCTAGTATGTGCCGCCTCCAGCCCTCACAGTGGAGAGAGCTACAACGCCACCGTCACCCTCAATGTGCAGT TCCAGCCAGAGATTCTGCGTGTGAACGCTCACTACACTGAGACCTCAGACCCTGGCCTCTCCCTGGTCCTCTTTGCCTTGGTACGGTCAAACCCCCCTGCCCACATCACCTGGTTGGACCAGTCCGGTCAGCTGGTGGCCAACACTTCGGACTTCCTCATCCTGGACTCGCGGAGCTACCCCTGGCTGACCAATCACACACTGCAGGTCGCCCCGAGCAGCCTATCAGGGAACGTCTCCGTAAACGCCAGCAACAGTGTCGGTGCAGCTCAGAGCAACCTAGCTCTGGCAGGTCTGACAG AGTTCCTCCAGTCCAGGGTGGAGGTGCCGGTGCTGGGCATCCTGACAGGGGGCGCTGTGGGCTTCGTTACCTTCCTCATCCTCAGCCTTCTGGTGCTCTGCCTTCTGCACAAGAACAAGGGCAAGGCCATCATCG ATGAGCCAGTCGAGATTATAATGGCGAAAAAATG TATGGAATCACCTAGTGTGAAGGTAGACAAGATATCCCTACCCAGAGAGAACATGTCTCTGCCTTCCAACATGCAACTCAACGACCTCAGCACCCTGCTTAAAG CACGAGAGACCGCCAAACACCACCTTGGGGAGAAGATGGAAGAGGAGGATCTGTCTGCTGCCTACGCTGCCAGGG GCTTCGCCCTGTACCCCATGGTGGGCTACATCTATAAGGTGAACAGCAAGAGCAGCGATGAGATCTGGCTCTGA